The following DNA comes from Streptomyces sp. Ag109_O5-10.
ATATGGGCTCCTGGGACTCAGGACGTTGTCCGGGTGCGGTGCTGCCCGCGGGTCAGCTGACCTTCTTCGCCGTCTCGATCGCCTTGGCGAGGTTCTCCACCATCGCGACGCACTTGTCGTACGAGAAGATCGGCTCGGGGGAGCGGGAGATGACCTGGCCGGCCTTGACCGCGGGGAGCTTCTTCCAGGTGGCCTGGGTGATGTCGGCGGGCTGGATGGTCGCCGTACGGTCGTCCATCATGATGATGTCGGCCTGGTACTTGTCGACGTTCTCCCAGCTCAGCGACTCGTACCAGCCGCCGCTCGCCTTCAGTACGGAGGCGGAGGGCTCGACGAGGTTCACGCCGAGGGCCTTGAAGTACTCCAGATCCACGGAGAGGCCGGAGCCGGACACGTAGAAGATGTCCTGGGCCGCGGAACCGGCCAGCACCTTGATGTCCGGGTGCGCCTTGGCCGCGGCGCGCAGCCGGGACGAGGCCTCCTCGAACCGCTTCTTCGCGTCGGTCACCCTGCTCGCCGTCATGTCCGCGCCGAGCGACTCCGCGAGGGCCCAGACGCGCTGGAGCGGGACGGTCAGCCGGCGGTCGTAGGCCGAGATGCCGACGCTGGGGGCGAGCTTGGCGATCTTGTCCTTGGACTCCTCCGGGACGTACCAGAGGGTGCCGGCGCCGTCGAACATGGTGGTGATGAGGACGTCGGGCGCGAGCGCCGCGTACTTCTCGACGTTGAACCGGCCCCACTCGTTGCCGAGGACGGTCAGCTTGCTGACGTCCATGTCGCCGGCCTGGACGTCGGCCTTGCCGGCCTTGGTCTTCGTGGGCCCGAAGGCACCCTTCACGCCGATGCCGTAGTCGTAGAGCGCTGCGGCGACGCCGACGAACGCGACGATGTTCGCCGGAGCCCTGTCCAGCTTCACGGTCGTGCCCCGGTCGTCCTTGAACGTCCAGGGACCGGACTTGGCGGCCGTCGTCCCCTTGTCGGAGGAGCCACCGCTTCTGTCGTCGTCACCGCAGGCGGCAAGCACGGCGCCGAGACCGAGGGCGCCACCGGCGGCGAGGATGCCGCGGCGGGTGAGGTGGGCTGCTCTGGCGTTGGACATAGGTGTGGCTGCTTTCGGACGTGCGGAAACACCGCCGGACGGGATGTAGCTTAGGTTAGCCTAACCTCACATCGTGTCCAGATCCAGCTTTGGCGTTCCGCCCGGGGTCAGTCCATCCGTGGCCAACTCGCGGACAGGACCGCCTCTTTGGGCCATGGCGCTCCCCGGGACCGGGGCCTGCTGGTAGACAGGTGCGATGACGGACGACGTGCAGGCTGATGCGTTCCGGGCGGGTCAGTCCGGACTGATCGTGCGGGTCCCGGAGGCGGAACCCGTGGTGGGAGCGTGGCGGGACCGCCTCGACCCCTCGGCCCGTGCCGGTGTTCCGGCCCATGTCACCGTGCTCTTCCCGTTCCTCGACGCGGGGTTGATCGACGGCGGTGTGCACGCCGCGCTGGGCGACCTGCTCTCTCGGCACCGGCCGTTCGAGGCCCGCTTCGACCGCTGCGGCCGGTTCCCGGGAGTCCTGTACCTCGCCCCCGCCCCCGAACCGGCCGCCCGCTTCAGAGGCCTCACCGAAGCGATCGCCGAACGCTGGCCGGAGAACCCGCCGTTCGGCGGCGCGTTCGACGACATCGTCCCGCACCTCACGGTCGCCCAAGGCCAGGAGGAGGCCGTCATCGAGAAGGCCGAGGCGGACCTGCCGGCCGGCCTCCCCGTCGTGGCGCGGGTATCGACGGTCGACCTGCTGATCCACGACGGGAGGCGCTGGGAACGGCGAGCCGCCTTCCGGCTGGGGCAGGCCCTTCGTGGTCACCTCGGCCGATAGGCGGTGGCCAGCACGGAGACGGTGACCCGGTCGGGCAGCGGGGCCTCGTCGCTCAGGTCCGCCCGGCTCAAGTGGCGTGCGCTCGGCGTCATCCCCAGCAGGTCGAGGGCCTCCTCCCCGGCCAGGTCCGCGCCGTACTCCACCTGTTCGGTGGCGGCGACGGCGAAGAAGGGATCCAGCGCCCGGTGCAGGCGCCGCTCCTTGGCGGGGTCGACGGTCACCGCCGCAGGCAGCCGCTCGCGCAGTTCGGCCAGATGACGCCCGGTGGGGCGGACCACGATCAACCGCCCTGCCGGACGGAGCACCCGGTGGAACTCGGCCGGGTTCCGCGGGGCGAACACGTCCAGCACGACATCGGCGACCCCGGTGGCCAGCGGAAGGGGACGGAAGACGTCCCAGGCCGCGGTGCCGGCTCGGTCATGGGCCCGCGCCGCCGCGCGCAGCGCACGCACCGACGTGTCCAGCCCGAGGCCGCGGGCGCCGGGCAGCCGGTCGAGAACGCCGGCCAGGTAGTAGCCCGTGCCGCAGCCCACGTCGAGCACCGTGGCCCGCTCGGGCGCGGCCGCGGCCGCGAGGCGTGTCACGGCGTCACGGATGCGCGCGTAGCCGCCGGCGGACAGGAACCGTTCCCGGGCCCGGACCATGGCCGCGTCGTCGCCGCTGGTGGCGCGGGTGCCGGTCAGCAGCCCGGCGTAGCCGTGCCGGGCGATGTCGAAGGTGTGGCCCGCCGGGCAGCGCAGTACGCCGCGGCCGGGACGGATGCGGTGGGTGCGGCACATCGGGCAGCGCAGCAGGTCGAGGACGCGCTCGAGGGCAGGGGGAAGCGGCACGGGCACGAGGCACTCCTGACAACGGTGGAGGGAGAAGGACCGTGCCTGCGTGCGCACACAGAGGGCCGCCGTCGTCGACCGCCAACGGACACCGACAGCAACGTGGTTCACGCCGCAGGCACACCAACGAGGGCGACGCCGACCGGCCTCGCCCTCAACACCTTCCGGTCAGAGGAAGCAGTAGTGCGGGGTGCTCGTGAATGCCACGGCGTGAGTTTATGGGCCCTGGCGAGGCCCCAGCGCGGCCCCGGGCTGAGGTCATTGGGCCTCTACGTGACCGTTCAGGTCGAACAGCAGCCACTCCAGCCAGGGCGCCGTCACGCTCAAGGAGCCGGCCCATTCGTGCATGGCGCCTGTATACGCGGCGTACCGAGCTGACCAACGTCGTGTGCCCGCGGCTTCCCTGCTTGACCAGCCGAGAGCATTGACGGATCGGAGGACTCGATCATCCAGGATCAAGGCACGCTCGCACTCGGCATCCCGGTCATCGACCGTGGCAAACCACTTGGTGAAGAACGACCGTCCCACCCCCCGCAGGGTGAACTCGGTATACGCCCGGGTCAGCTCGCCGACACGGACAGCACTGCGCGTCGCCTCCAGCACATGTGGCATACGGGTGTCCCCCAGAGCGGCACTGGTATAACGCGGTGCTCGCCCATTGGTCGTCCCTGCTCCCCAGATCATGACCCCGACGAACAGGTCACGGAGTCCCTCCGGGTCGTCGCTGAGCGCCTGCCGCGCCACAGTGAGGTCGTCGCGGCTGATGAGACGTTCGCCTGAAGTCGAAGCCGTGTCCAACGCACCGAGCTCGAGGGCCTGTGTCGCCCCATGCGGTTCCAGCCAGGGGAGCCAAGTCGCCGGGCGGAATCGAACGGCTGTCTGCTGACGGCCTCGATGCATCTCAACAAGCGGCCACAACCGCTCCACGATGTTTCCCTCGGATGCCATGAGGACAGCATGTCGCCCTCAGCCACCGCACATGAGCTACAGCACCGAAGTACGGCAAGCGATGCGTGCCGGAGGCGGCAGGGTGGCCTTCACGCGACCTGCGACCAGGGTCCCTCCGTGTCGGACTTCGGGATCCAGAGCAGTGGTTGACTCGTGCGGCAGTAGTCGGTCACTCCGTCCTCCCAGGGGAAGCGTCCGGACTTGTCGGGCCAGAACAACTGCGTGACGGGCCACGGAGGGGCCTGGCAGAAGTCGATGCCGGCACCGAAGAAGTCCCGGTACCAGCTGGGGTGGACAGGCCGGACGGCGACGTCGTGGCCGTTGAGGACGTCGTCCCTGCGCTGGTCCGGCTCCAGGGGAAGCCCACCGCGGATTCCGGCTCCGGCCGCGTTCACGACGGGCATGGCGACATCCGTCCGCAGGCCGAAGACACAGACCTCGGGACTGCGCAGCGTGTGCCACAGCCCGATGGAGTACGCCCAGTCCGCGGGTGCGTCGCCGCCGGCGCCCACACCCATCACGTGCCAGCCGAAGTCGGTGACACTCCGCGCTATCCGGCTGTCCCGTTCTTCGAAGGCCGGGCCGTCCGCGGGCGGTTCGCAGAGGATGCAGAGGCAGGGGGAGCCGTCCATCCGGAGAGGGTAGATCAAGACGGGGCCGGACCTTCCGACGGGCAGCCCGCCAACGGGCCGAGCTGCGGGCGGAGATCGCGTCGACGGCGGTCCCGGCCCCGCTCGTGGCCTTGACCGCCGCGGGCCGGTGCCGCTTGCCGGACTCAGGTGCTCTGGGGCCCCCGCACCGGAAAGAGCATGCAGCTGCTGGTCGCATGGGCCAGCAAGCGGTCCTCGGAGTCGCGGAGTTCCGCCTGGGCGAGGGCGGTGCGGCGGCCGCTGTTGAGGACGGTGCCGATGGCGCGGACCTTGCCGGTGTCGACGGTGATCGGGCGGAGGAACTTCAGGGTCAGGTCGATCGAGGTGTACCCGGTGCCCTGGGGGAGTACGGACTGCACCGCGCAGCCGGCCGCCGAGTCGAGGAGCGTGGCGTAGACGCCGCCGTGGACGCTGCCGATCGGGTTGTAGTGCTCCTCGCCGGGCACCATGGCGAACACCGCCCGGCCGTACTCGGCCTCTTCGAGGCTGAAACCCAGGGTGGCGGCGATCGGCGGGGCGGGCAGGCGGCCGGCCAGGATCTCGCGGAGGAAGGCGAGACCGCTGTGGTCCGGGACGGCGCCGGCGGATATCGCGGGGTCCTCCCAGCCGAACGTGCGTGACCTGGGGTCCTGCTCGGGATGGAGGTCGAGCGTCAAGGCAACTCCTCGTGATGGGTGAGCGCGGGCGCCACCGTGGTCGTCCCGCCGGGTGTCTCAGTCGCCGTCGGGGGCGGCGTCGGGGGCGGGCGGGGCTACCCGGATGAGACCCGGGCCGGCGTCGACGAGGGATTCGCCGAGCTGCACGTCGTGGCCGTCGTCGCAGCGCAGCACCGCGTGCACCGCGGCGCCGCAGTCCCGGTGGCGTACGACCACCGGGGGGCCCTGTTCGTCCGTGGCCCAGGTGTCGCCCCACTGCCGCAGCGCCGTGAGGACGGGCAGGAAGTCCCGTCCCTTCTCGGTCAGCCGGTAGGCGTAACGGGTCCGCTGGCCGGGCTCCTGGTAGGGCACGCGCTCCAGGAGCCCGGCGGCGGTGAGTTCCTTCAGGCGCGCCGCGGCGGCGGGTTCGCCGATGCCCACCCGCCGGGCGAAGTCGTCGAACCGGCGGGTGCCGAAGAACGCCTCGCGCATGATCAGCATCGCCGTCCTGTTGCCGGCGACCTCCAGGGTCCGGGCGACGGAGCAGTTGGCCATGGACCAGGCATCCCGTTCCCGCAGCAGGTCCGTCATCTCCCCGACCTCCACTCTCCGCCTGACTTGCCTCGTGCGAAGTCAGCCTATAGCGTCACGTCTGACTTCTGCAATCATAAGTCAGCTCGCGTCACCGCGGGCGCTGCTGCCTGCTGCCCGCTGCCCGCAGCTCGGCCGAGACGAGGACTCGATGGCTTCCACCCCTTCACCCGCCCCGGGCCGGCTCGAGCCGGCCGACCAGCCACCCGGCGGCCGGCTCCCCTCCCACCGAAACTCCCACCAGGGCTCCCACCAGCCCTCCCGGCGTGCGGCGGCGCTCACCCTCGTCGCGATGTGCCTGGGCGCCATGACGACCTTCCTGCTGGTCACCGCATCGGTGTCGGCGCTGTCGGCGATCCAGGACGACCTGCACGTCTCCCCGACCGGCCTCGTCTGGATCCCCTCCGCGTACACCCTGCTCGTGGCCAGCCTGGTGATGTCCGCGGGCACCATCGGCAACCTCTACGGCCGTAAGCGCGCGTTCCTGGCCGGGGCCGCGGTCATGATCGCCGGGTCGCTCACCGTCTACGCCTCGGGGTCGACGACGGGCGTCATCGCGGGCCAGCTGGTCTCCGGCCTCGGCGGTGCTCTCATCCTGCCCAACAGCCTGGCCATCCTGGGCGCCGCCTTCCCGGACCCCCACCGGCGCACCGAGGTCGTCACCGCCTGGGCGGCCGCCTCCGGCATCGGACTCGCCGCCGGACCGCTGATCGCGGGCGCCCTGCTGGGCCACTTCCACTGGAACACGGTCTTCCTGTCGACCGCCGCCCTCGCGGTCGTCACCATGGCCGCCGCCGTCTTCGTCGCCGAGTCGCGCGGCCCCGCCGGCAAGCTCGACGTCCCCGGCCAGATCCTGGCCGCCCTGGGCATCGCCGCCCTCGTCTACGCCCTCATCGAAGGCGGCCACGACGGCTACACCAGCCCGCGGATCATCGTCGCCTGGGCCGTCGCGGCCGCGGCCCTGACCGGCTTCGTCCTCGTCGAGCGGGCCGCCCGCACCCCCATGCTGGACATGGGCCTGTTCCGGTCGGCGTCGTTCAGCGCCGTCATGTTCGTCGCGGCCGTCTCCCTGTTCGGCTTCACCGGGGTGGCCATCCTCTCGGTGCTCTTCTACGAGCGCGTCCAGCAGCTCTCCGCCCTGGACGTGGGCTGGCGGTTGCTGGCCTTCTTCGGCGTCTACGTCGTCGTCGCCTACGCGACCGGGCGCGTGATCCGCCGTACCGGCTTCAAGCTCCCGCTCACCGTGGGCTTCCTCGTCGGGGCCGCGGCCACGGCCGGGTTCACCACCGCGCTGGATCCGGCCACCTCCTACGCCCGGGTGTGGTGGCTGTACGTGCTCTTCGGCGCCGCCTCCGGGATGGTGGCCGCGCCGAGCACCGCCGCCGCCCTGGTCAGCGTCTCCCACGAACACGCCGGCATGGCCTCCGGGGCCGTCAACGCCTTCCGCCAGGTCGGCTCCGTCACCGGTTCCGCCCTCCTCGGCGCCCTGCTCGCGAGCCGGCTCCAGTCCCGGCTGCCCGACCGGCTCGACGCCCACCACGTCCCCCGGGCGGCCTGGCCCGCCGTCGAGCACGCCGTGTCCACGGGGACCGGCGGTCACGGGGCGACCCCGCCCGACGTGACCGCCGCGGTGGGCGACGCCTTCACCTCCGGCGTCCACGTCGGCATGGCCGTCGTCGCCGCCGTGTTCCTGTGCGCGGCCGTGGCCTCGGCCCTGCTGATACGCAACCGGCCGCACCACGTCACCACCACGGCGAACTGACGCACGGCCCACGTCCGCCCGCGGGGTGTACCCGGCCGTCGAGGTCGGCCGGTCTCAGCTCACCAGCCCCAGCTCCCGCGCGATCAGCATCCGCTGCACCTCGCTCGTGCCCTCCCCGATCTCCAGGATCTTGGAGTCGCGCCACATGCGGGCCACCGGGTACTCGTTCATGAAGCCGTAGCCGCCGTGGACCTGGGTGGCGTCGCGGGCGTTGTCGACGGCGACCGTCGAGGAGTACAGCTTGGCGAGGGCCGCCTCCTTCTTGAAGGGC
Coding sequences within:
- a CDS encoding ABC transporter substrate-binding protein; this translates as MSNARAAHLTRRGILAAGGALGLGAVLAACGDDDRSGGSSDKGTTAAKSGPWTFKDDRGTTVKLDRAPANIVAFVGVAAALYDYGIGVKGAFGPTKTKAGKADVQAGDMDVSKLTVLGNEWGRFNVEKYAALAPDVLITTMFDGAGTLWYVPEESKDKIAKLAPSVGISAYDRRLTVPLQRVWALAESLGADMTASRVTDAKKRFEEASSRLRAAAKAHPDIKVLAGSAAQDIFYVSGSGLSVDLEYFKALGVNLVEPSASVLKASGGWYESLSWENVDKYQADIIMMDDRTATIQPADITQATWKKLPAVKAGQVISRSPEPIFSYDKCVAMVENLAKAIETAKKVS
- a CDS encoding 2'-5' RNA ligase family protein, whose amino-acid sequence is MTDDVQADAFRAGQSGLIVRVPEAEPVVGAWRDRLDPSARAGVPAHVTVLFPFLDAGLIDGGVHAALGDLLSRHRPFEARFDRCGRFPGVLYLAPAPEPAARFRGLTEAIAERWPENPPFGGAFDDIVPHLTVAQGQEEAVIEKAEADLPAGLPVVARVSTVDLLIHDGRRWERRAAFRLGQALRGHLGR
- a CDS encoding methyltransferase domain-containing protein, which gives rise to MPVPLPPALERVLDLLRCPMCRTHRIRPGRGVLRCPAGHTFDIARHGYAGLLTGTRATSGDDAAMVRARERFLSAGGYARIRDAVTRLAAAAAPERATVLDVGCGTGYYLAGVLDRLPGARGLGLDTSVRALRAAARAHDRAGTAAWDVFRPLPLATGVADVVLDVFAPRNPAEFHRVLRPAGRLIVVRPTGRHLAELRERLPAAVTVDPAKERRLHRALDPFFAVAATEQVEYGADLAGEEALDLLGMTPSARHLSRADLSDEAPLPDRVTVSVLATAYRPR
- a CDS encoding DUF4262 domain-containing protein, which translates into the protein MDGSPCLCILCEPPADGPAFEERDSRIARSVTDFGWHVMGVGAGGDAPADWAYSIGLWHTLRSPEVCVFGLRTDVAMPVVNAAGAGIRGGLPLEPDQRRDDVLNGHDVAVRPVHPSWYRDFFGAGIDFCQAPPWPVTQLFWPDKSGRFPWEDGVTDYCRTSQPLLWIPKSDTEGPWSQVA
- a CDS encoding PaaI family thioesterase; translated protein: MTLDLHPEQDPRSRTFGWEDPAISAGAVPDHSGLAFLREILAGRLPAPPIAATLGFSLEEAEYGRAVFAMVPGEEHYNPIGSVHGGVYATLLDSAAGCAVQSVLPQGTGYTSIDLTLKFLRPITVDTGKVRAIGTVLNSGRRTALAQAELRDSEDRLLAHATSSCMLFPVRGPQST
- a CDS encoding helix-turn-helix domain-containing protein; this translates as MTDLLRERDAWSMANCSVARTLEVAGNRTAMLIMREAFFGTRRFDDFARRVGIGEPAAAARLKELTAAGLLERVPYQEPGQRTRYAYRLTEKGRDFLPVLTALRQWGDTWATDEQGPPVVVRHRDCGAAVHAVLRCDDGHDVQLGESLVDAGPGLIRVAPPAPDAAPDGD
- a CDS encoding MFS transporter, with translation MASTPSPAPGRLEPADQPPGGRLPSHRNSHQGSHQPSRRAAALTLVAMCLGAMTTFLLVTASVSALSAIQDDLHVSPTGLVWIPSAYTLLVASLVMSAGTIGNLYGRKRAFLAGAAVMIAGSLTVYASGSTTGVIAGQLVSGLGGALILPNSLAILGAAFPDPHRRTEVVTAWAAASGIGLAAGPLIAGALLGHFHWNTVFLSTAALAVVTMAAAVFVAESRGPAGKLDVPGQILAALGIAALVYALIEGGHDGYTSPRIIVAWAVAAAALTGFVLVERAARTPMLDMGLFRSASFSAVMFVAAVSLFGFTGVAILSVLFYERVQQLSALDVGWRLLAFFGVYVVVAYATGRVIRRTGFKLPLTVGFLVGAAATAGFTTALDPATSYARVWWLYVLFGAASGMVAAPSTAAALVSVSHEHAGMASGAVNAFRQVGSVTGSALLGALLASRLQSRLPDRLDAHHVPRAAWPAVEHAVSTGTGGHGATPPDVTAAVGDAFTSGVHVGMAVVAAVFLCAAVASALLIRNRPHHVTTTAN